Genomic DNA from Theobroma cacao cultivar B97-61/B2 chromosome 3, Criollo_cocoa_genome_V2, whole genome shotgun sequence:
TCATGCTAGGAATCACCCCTCACACCGTGATTAGTTTTTGTTGAAACCAAGTGACAAGAAAAGCAGATTCAGACCAGGAAAGCAAGTGGCATTAGTGAATTGAGTGCCACCTAACATAGCAGAATCCCTTGatagaaaaattaaacaacTTTGCGGCTGTCAACCATTTTTTGGTATAATTATTGGGTATCTCTAAATTTTCATATGCAAACAAGTTTCATTATAAGCTATACATTggttggttttctttttttttttttgacatgtTCTGATGAATTTGTCCATTTGTAGTTGGATGCCGTTTTCTTTGAGGATAATCATAtggaattaaaaattaaaataaaataaagaaagaaaattgaacagGGGTTTACTTCGTGAAGAAGGTAAGAATGTTAGTCGAATTGTTTGGGACCGTTAGACTGGTCTGGCAGGCATGAAAAGAAAGATCCAACGATGGAACTTCTCGCAATGGAAAAGGCATGTTCCTCGTGCATTGTGattacttaaattaatttcattaataataattGGTTTCTCCTTGCTCTCTTGTTCTTTGGTTCTTATCTTCCCAAGAAAATGAAAGCGTTCGTGGACCCCATTTTGTGTTAATTACATTTGAGTCTCCCATCTCTTCCTAATTTACGTAAAATCCCATTCTACTTGCTTTTTTTGACAAGTTAATTATACATcaatctcttttatttatttctattaattatctttttgtAGTGAAAACAAATCTCATGTGGGTATATTTTTCGGCTAAAATATAGTTGTACTTCAATATTGTGAAATTAGGACTAAATACtactaaatcaacatattttcttttagaaaATCACCATATTTCACagccaaaataaaatttagtaCATTACTTGAAAGGATATATGATAattcttattgtttttttaaataaagaaagaaaaacaaaatgtacAGTAGTAGATTTTTTCatgtaataaagaaaaatgtaagtgtataaggaaaaagaaaattataaagtaaaaaagatataatattttaaaaaaattaaataattatatattttttattatattaattgagtttttattttttattttaaatcaaatatattcTATTGATTAATAGTggattaattgttattaattaaaatattatttatcattttattttatgtaaaattaatgtgatatattaaaatattattataataatttaattaataaaagtttaattaatttaagataaaaataaaaaaaatttaattgaaagtaataaaaataaaaatttttaaattaattcaaagtATTATAGccgaaaagataaaaaaaaaaaagaaaagagcgAGGGAACAATCCAACGAGTTAACGTATCGTTGGTCTACGACTTATGACTTATTAAAGAAGCAGTTCAAAAAGAAAGTCTTTGTtcaaataaaagcaaataGTAGAAGAGGATGAGCCTGCCAGGGTGCACTCCTGCAGAACGATggcaaataaattaaaatcaaaaccaaagaaaaactCGAATTCTTTCAGCTTCAATCTTCTTTTCAGGTATGAAATATGATATAATTTCCATTTATGGTGTTCAATCTGCATTCATCAAATAGTTCTTTTACCTCTGCAAAGGCAaagtctttcttttctttatcatcactaataaatattttctttttcgttttttaatcaaagaaaaattatgttgGGCTGCGATGATGATCATGTCGAATTCTCTGTTTGTTTCTGATTCCTGTTCTTGTTTGCCGATgaatgtaaaaaattttgacaggCTTTTTTGTGGGTGGTTTGGTTTGGAGAAATGATGAGTGAGAGTCCTAAGGCCATTAATGTCTTTTCAACCCCAACATCATCATCTCGTTTGTCACCTTTGGCTCGTCCCTTCACTGTCAACAACCCTTTCAATCGCCATGAATCTTTTGACCCTTTACTTgactcttcttcttctccttgcAATCATGATCAACCCTTTCCCTGTTTGAGTTTGGGTAATCAAGGTCATCGTGGCTGCTATGCCTATCACTCTGATGCTACTTCTATTACTGCTTTCCCTTGTGTTGATGGCCCTGACTTTGAATTCGACTCTCGTTTTGCATACTACCAGTTAGAGGAACCTCCACTTCACACCCATTTCACTTTGTCTACTCATCAATCTTCTCAAACCAATTTCATTCCTAGTTCCTCAAGCTTTGGTAATGTGGGCAACAAGGGTGGGCTACAAGGAACTGCTGTACATCAACAAGGGACTGAAATTCTTCGCTGCAACCGTCAGGTTGCAAGTGCTGGTTCACTGTCTTCCAATAACCCGCTTGAACAAGGTATCTTCAATTTCTTGGAGGATTTTcgtatcaaattaaattttgttatgATTGGTTCATTATCTTACAATAGCCTATCTGAGCTTTATTAACTTTATGAGACTTGCGATGAAGTTTATTATAGACTGCTATGTTGCTGATGGCCCCATTTCATATCAATATTATgattataaaactaaaatCCTAATGATATTAGAGAAGGAGGAAATTCATTTGCTATCAATCATTAAGAACAGACCATGATAAGAGACCGTGAACTTTGATTTGGTCATGTTGCATAATGCCAGAGATAAACTTTGACAATGTCATTACTGTCATTAGGCATTAACAATTGTGACATTCTAATACTGAAAAATTAGGAACTTGTAGAGTTGCTCTTCTAAAGGGATCAGTAATTTGTAGGTTTTGAATCACAGGGTTTTATTCTACTTGGATTGACTGGAGGTGGGTTGAAGGTGCAAAGatgaataaaaattagaaGCATATTTCAAACAATTTATACCTTTTGTGATGACCATGCAATAAGGGCTGAAACTGTTAATGATTTTGTTCAGGTACTACTCTTGAAGGATCAAAACTTGTTAGTGAAACATCTTTTGTTTTGCGTGGAAAAGGCAGTGTGGTCATAGGAAAAGATAATCAAATTAGACCAGAAGACAAGGAGAAAATACATACTGAAAGCAGTATTTTTCCACTGGCTAATTCTGAGGTAAACTTGTTGATGAAATGTGtgacaaaaccattttcaataTCATCGGATTTGCCCTTTCCTCCTAGACCTCAAGATACTCAAAGTCAACTTTTATACTCAGCGGAATCAATTGCTTGTAGTCTTTTTGGTTCAACTATTTTTCCCTATGAGAGTTGCTTTCCACATCTTGGCTCTTGTCATGCTGAAACTCTGGTTTCACATGCACCAGAATGTTTTTCTTATTCAGCTCAAATTTGCAAACCATCAAGTGCTGGTTCCAATCCTCCAATTGTTAATCCTGTTCCATTAGTGAATGTGGCATCTGGTGGCAGTGATGCTGTCAGCAGCAGGGATTCTTATTTTGACTATGTTCTGCCTGGCATGATGGATACTTCTACAGTGCATAATCCTGTGGACAAGGTGGCTTGCCATGACCAAGTCATAAttgaaaaaggtgaaaaaggaaagattgTTGAACCCTTCCACGATGAGACTAATAATCCCTCTATAAGAGCAAAATCCAAGCTTCGAATTGCTTGTCCTAATGTTCCTCAAGACTTAACTCTGGAACAACATGGTGCTAAACCAGGTATACCTGATGATAAATCTTCCACCAGCCATGGTGATTCTGATGTGGATTCACCTTGCTGGAAAGGAACCCAGGCTAATAAATCTCCACTCAGTGATTCAGTGCCTGTGAATTCAGAAGATAGTAAGGGTCAATCTCCATTTAGAGTTTCAATGCCTCTGAAGTCAGAACATTCTAAGAATGAAAAAGTGGCACGTAGCAGTTTAAATCCTCAGGCACCTGTGTTTATTCCTGGAAATTCTAAACCAAAAGTGGATCACCATCAGAAGGAAGGCCATGGAGATAGTTCCTTGTCTTCTCAGAAGAGTGCAGCTTTAGATGTTACTTCTTCATCAAGTGAACACAGATCAACAGATTCTGTTAATGCAGTTAAATGCCCTTCAGAAAGGATCGATGATATAGGAATCCAGAGTTCTAGTGATGTCCATGACTCAAAAAAGGAGTGTGGCATTCCCTACAAGTCATTTAGAAGTTCAGCAGTCAATTCTTCTTGCAGTTTTCAGCCATATCTCAGAGAAGAGTATGTTACATCTGCAAGTCAGCTTGTGAGAGGCACAAATGTTGCTGGCTCCATGGAGGGTATTGCGGATGCAGCGCATAATGGGTTGGATAGTGTTGAGGACATTGCACATCATGGGCCAAGCACAAGCTTCTCTTTCCTTGAAACAGAAACTGCCTTGAATTCACATTCCACTGGAGTTGGTGTTTTTTCTGATTTTACTGAGAGGCCTCAGGAGCCATCAAAGTCTACACCTCCCAAAATTGATGttaaattaatgattaataCAATGCAATATTTGTCAGAGTTGCTACAGAATTCTTCATTTGATTTAGGTTCACTGAGTGAGCATGAGTATGATAAACTCCTGACTATAATGAATAACCTTTATGTTCTTATCAGAAATAAGGCTGGTCTAATGGCTGTAAGGCTTGAATCAAGTCATCCGTGCACTTTATATTGTCGTAGACAACCAGCTGATCACCATGAGGTACGATACCTATTAACCTTTCGCTGTTGTTTGTCTTATTTTCTTAGTGGAgaatttgcttcatgttttACGTATAATTCCCATTGGAAACCAATATGGCATGTCAAAGCATGCGTTATTCGCACTATGACTGTTATTATGTTTCTATGATAATAATTCTAACCTACATGCCTTTGTTTgcttgatttatttttcactggCATGTTGTTTATATCAGAGAATAAACTATTCTTTTCCTAAATGCTGAGACTGAGAGCAATTGACTTGCAATGTGCCTTTGTTTATCTGTTTCTCACATAATTGTTTTCTAAAGAATGTTACTGGTCTTGGAAAGAATGAGCTAGTACCCCCTTGCTGCCCCTCTATGACTTAATGGTTTGCTATTACAGCACGGGGTAAATATTGTTATACTAAAAGCTTTATTAGATTCTGAAAAACCTTAATTAAATAATGCATCTGTCAGCAGCGAATATTAATTTTCAGGTAAAAAAGGTGAAGGATAAAGCTGTTTTACATGATCAGGAAATGTACAAGACGTCAGCTCCTATGTTAAGTGGTAGAATGCTGTATTCTTTTTATCAAAGCAATGATGAAGGCTTCAAGAAGGGCGGTGACATCAGTCAGGTATTATTTGTGGCAATAATTTAGTTGTTGAATCTGATGCTATTAATCGGAAAGGTGCTGAATCTTTCCATTTATGATGCAACATTTAGGTTATTGAGAAGGATCCAAAAGTAATTCCTTCAATAGAGAAAGAAATGCCATCAGAAGCCTTATTTTATAGGGATTTGTGGCTTGAGGCTAAAGCAGCTTTGAATTTAAAGAAGTATCAAGCGCATGCCTTGCAAATGCAATCAGAGCCAGATAGATACAGATCAAAATAAAAGGTCATTTCTTTACCTCAACCTTGAAATGGTTTCCCTTTCAAAACTATCTTTCCACTCTTGCACATTTTCACACTCGTGCATTCCGAGCCCTAAATTATGATTGTAGGAAGCTATGGCTAATAGACATCATTTGTGGGACTAtcagtataaataattttcaccattTTGGCAGTTGTCAGGGTTCACTTTAGGGATTGAGCTCATAATATTACGTGTAGGTTTGATGAGTCGAAGTGTGGGTGGAAGGTGCATAGGTGATAAATATAATAGAGAAAATGTGATACATTTCAGAATGTGGTGAAGCCTTGGATGGAAGCTCCTGTCCTAGACAAGATTCAAGACCTGCAAGCTACCAGACTTTGCGTTTAATGGTAGCTTTAAAGTCATTATCTTAACACGCAAGGACAAAGCCTCAGCCTAAAAGTTCAATCATGGAAGCCACAAGATTGAGTTTCTTTCTAGTGACAAACGTGCGGCAGAAAAATGTCAGAAAACAAAGCATCGGGGAAAGCACCCCAAGGTTAGCCATTCCTTTGGATATAATCTTTCAGCTTGTGGCTAAATCCTAGAAGGTTTGTGATACTTTTAAATGTCAAGTATTCGAGCTAATAGCCTAATACTAAACTGCGTGGTATAAAGCAAAACATAATTACTATACTGGCTGCGGTACCGCCATTAGGCCCATTGCATACATGAAAACGTTTTGGGCCGCTTACGTGGTGGGTTATTTACTGTCTGATTAATAATGAACACCGCTACGGGACTGCCTAAGACTTGGTTCTGTTCTTGAGTCTTGACTAAATTTATTACTAGCATTACCAGTCACATATAAGGCTGCAGGCCCGGTTTTGCCTTTTCTACGTGA
This window encodes:
- the LOC18605926 gene encoding uncharacterized protein LOC18605926 isoform X2 — its product is MMSESPKAINVFSTPTSSSRLSPLARPFTVNNPFNRHESFDPLLDSSSSPCNHDQPFPCLSLGNQGHRGCYAYHSDATSITAFPCVDGPDFEFDSRFAYYQLEEPPLHTHFTLSTHQSSQTNFIPSSSSFGNVGNKGGLQGTAVHQQGTEILRCNRQVASAGSLSSNNPLEQGTTLEGSKLVSETSFVLRGKGSVVIGKDNQIRPEDKEKIHTESSIFPLANSEVNLLMKCVTKPFSISSDLPFPPRPQDTQSQLLYSAESIACSLFGSTIFPYESCFPHLGSCHAETLVSHAPECFSYSAQICKPSSAGSNPPIVNPVPLVNVASGGSDAVSSRDSYFDYVLPGMMDTSTVHNPVDKVACHDQVIIEKGEKGKIVEPFHDETNNPSIRAKSKLRIACPNVPQDLTLEQHGAKPGIPDDKSSTSHGDSDVDSPCWKGTQANKSPLSDSVPVNSEDSKGQSPFRVSMPLKSEHSKNEKVARSSLNPQAPVFIPGNSKPKVDHHQKEGHGDSSLSSQKSAALDVTSSSSEHRSTDSVNAVKCPSERIDDIGIQSSSDVHDSKKECGIPYKSFRSSAVNSSCSFQPYLREEYVTSASQLVRGTNVAGSMEGIADAAHNGLDSVEDIAHHGPSTSFSFLETETALNSHSTGVGVFSDFTERPQEPSKSTPPKIDVKLMINTMQYLSELLQNSSFDLGSLSEHEYDKLLTIMNNLYVLIRNKAGLMAVRLESSHPCTLYCRRQPADHHEEMYKTSAPMLSGRMLYSFYQSNDEGFKKGGDISQVIEKDPKVIPSIEKEMPSEALFYRDLWLEAKAALNLKKYQAHALQMQSEPDRYRSK
- the LOC18605926 gene encoding uncharacterized protein LOC18605926 isoform X1; the encoded protein is MMSESPKAINVFSTPTSSSRLSPLARPFTVNNPFNRHESFDPLLDSSSSPCNHDQPFPCLSLGNQGHRGCYAYHSDATSITAFPCVDGPDFEFDSRFAYYQLEEPPLHTHFTLSTHQSSQTNFIPSSSSFGNVGNKGGLQGTAVHQQGTEILRCNRQVASAGSLSSNNPLEQGTTLEGSKLVSETSFVLRGKGSVVIGKDNQIRPEDKEKIHTESSIFPLANSEVNLLMKCVTKPFSISSDLPFPPRPQDTQSQLLYSAESIACSLFGSTIFPYESCFPHLGSCHAETLVSHAPECFSYSAQICKPSSAGSNPPIVNPVPLVNVASGGSDAVSSRDSYFDYVLPGMMDTSTVHNPVDKVACHDQVIIEKGEKGKIVEPFHDETNNPSIRAKSKLRIACPNVPQDLTLEQHGAKPGIPDDKSSTSHGDSDVDSPCWKGTQANKSPLSDSVPVNSEDSKGQSPFRVSMPLKSEHSKNEKVARSSLNPQAPVFIPGNSKPKVDHHQKEGHGDSSLSSQKSAALDVTSSSSEHRSTDSVNAVKCPSERIDDIGIQSSSDVHDSKKECGIPYKSFRSSAVNSSCSFQPYLREEYVTSASQLVRGTNVAGSMEGIADAAHNGLDSVEDIAHHGPSTSFSFLETETALNSHSTGVGVFSDFTERPQEPSKSTPPKIDVKLMINTMQYLSELLQNSSFDLGSLSEHEYDKLLTIMNNLYVLIRNKAGLMAVRLESSHPCTLYCRRQPADHHEVKKVKDKAVLHDQEMYKTSAPMLSGRMLYSFYQSNDEGFKKGGDISQVIEKDPKVIPSIEKEMPSEALFYRDLWLEAKAALNLKKYQAHALQMQSEPDRYRSK